GTTTTCCCCGATGGTAAAGCACTGGATATAGGCTCCATGCCCGGGGCGGATAGTGCAGGTTATGCTGGCTATCGTGACGAGGTTAATAATCACTATGCAAGAATTTATGGATCAGCACTCCTGATGTCTGGCATTGTAGCTGGGATTACCTACAGTCAAAACATCAACCAACCCAATCAATACGGCTTTGCGCAACCAACCGCTGGCAGTGTATTAAGCCAGGCTTTAGGCCAGCAATTGGGTGAAGTGACTTCGCAGCTGGTTTCAAAAAATCTGAATGTCGCACCAACCATCAATATTCGTCCTGGTTATCGTTTCAATATCATTGTAGTGAAGGATTTAACCTTTAATCGGCCTTATCGCCAATTTGCTTATTAATGCGGGAGAAATGTTATGAAATTTAAAATCTTGCTTGTTTATCTCTGCTCGCTTTCTGCTTTAGCAACCGGTGCGCCTGTTTTTGATATTGCCAACTGGATTCAAAACGGGCAAATGATCATGAATCAGGCCAGTGAATATAAAACACAAATCGATCAATATGAAAATCAAGTTAACCAGTACCAAAATATGCTGGACAACACCAAGTCACTGAGTTCATTCGAATGGGATAATGCCAACTCAGTGATTAACAATTTGCTTGAATCGACCAACACCATTGATTACTACAAGCAGGAAGCAGGTAGTTTACAAAACTACCTCGACCGATTTCAAAGTCAGGAATATTACCAAAAGACCGCCTGTTTTAACGGCAGCGGTCAATGTACAGCCGAGGAACTTAGAAAAATCAAACAAACAAGATTGGCAGCATCAGTTGCCGAGAAGCGTGCCAATGATGCCATGCTCAAAGGCATCGATAAGCAGCAACAGAGCTTAAAAACTGACTCAACTAAACTTCGCACCTTGCAATCCCAGGCGCAGACTGCCGAAGGGCAAAAGCAGGCACTACAAGCTGCTTCCCAATTGGCCAGTCAACAAAATCACCAACTCATGCAGATTCGGGGTTTATTAATGGCGCAACAAAATGCCCAAGCGGTGAAAGATGCAGCAAGTGCTGACAAGGAGGCCATTCAAGCGGCTGGAGATGAGCGTTTTCGTGCAGGGAGCTTCCACAAGAGTTCAGGAAAAAAATGGTAATTCAATTTAAACAACAAGGAGAAATAATGAAGAAATTAGGTCTATCTATAGCAATTTTGGCTTGCTTGCTGTCTGGCTGTGACAGCGCAGAAACAAAGGCCAAAAAGAAAGCCGCGCATTTGGCCTCGCTCACCTGTGAAAGCAGTAGAGAAGATCGAAGCACTGAGGAACTGCAAGCCATTGGGGATGCCTGCTTCAAGCGAGGCTCTTATACCAAAAGTTCCGGTCATAAATGGTGATCTTATGAAAAAAACGACAATCACTTGGTTAATCACACTCTTTCTCTTAAGTTTTTCAATTAATAGTTATGCCCAGGGAGGTGGTTTAGATAGCCGGGATTTGCTGGACAATATTTTATTTCGATTTTCCAGCACTGCATCTATGTGGAGCCAGACCTTACTGAGTTATGCCCGATACCTCTTTTGGTCTTTGGCCTTAATCAGCATGGTCTGGACTTATGGGCTTATGGCCTTACGCCGGGCTGATATTCAGGAATTTCTGGCTGAAACGGTACGGTTTTTTGTGGTTGTCGGCTTTTTCTATTGGCTATTGGACAATGGGCCTGCCATTGCCACGGCCATCATGGATTCCATGCGCAAACTCGCTGCCAATGCTTCTGGTATTGATGCGCATGTGTCGCCTTCTGATATTGTCGATGTAGGCTTTGATATAGTCTCAAAAGCCATCGATAACTCATCCATTTGGTCGCCGGCCGCAACAACGGTTGGCTTGATTGTCGCCGGTCTTATTTTGGTGGTTTTGGCATTAGTCAGTATTAACATGCTGATTGTGCTTATTACCGCCTGGATTTTGACCTATGGCGGGATCATTTTATTGGGATTTGGTGGTGGACGGTGGACACAGGATATTGCCATTCAATACTATAAAACCGTGCTGGGTATCGCCCTACAGGCTTTTGCCATGATTTTAATTATCGGCATTGGTAAATCTTTTGTTGATCAGTATTACGCCGCCATGGCCAAGGACATTTTATTAAAAGAAATGTTCATCATGCTGGTTGTGGCCATTCTTTTGCTAGTCCTTATTAATAAGATTCCCCCGGTCTTAAGTGGCATTGTCACTGGTGGCTCAAGTGGCGGCGGTGGGCTTGGCTTAGGCGGTGCTTTGGGTGCAGCGGGTATTGCCGGAGCTGCCTTGGCAAGTGCTGCAGGTGCAGCAAGTACAGAAGGCGCAGGCGGTTTATCGGCTTTGCAGTCAGCTTTCAAAGCCGCCTCGCAAAGTACCAGCGCAGGTGGAACAGGCAATGTTTCAGGTGGAGGCTCTAGCGCTAAATCAGGTGGTTTGGCTGAAGCCATGGGGAGGGCAACTCAATTTGCCGGTTCATTCGGCTCTCATTTGGCCTCGGGTGCTGCGGATGTAGCACGTGAAAAAGCCAACTCTATGCGAGAGGCCTTTTCGGCGAAAGTGGCTGAAACCACTGGGGGCAAAGTTGCCGATGCCATTCATCAACGCATGGACGCCAATAATGACTCGTCACCACCTGAGCCACCAGACTCACCCGGCTCAAATGTCAGATCTATGGGCGTGCCGGAAGGAAGTTTTAGTGCAGGCAATGATGAAGTCAGTCAATTTGTTAATAGCAAGGTTGCAGGAGATGATCAATGACTCCGAATAAAGCCATTGGCCCACAGGTAAGGCAAAGGCCTCATAAGCGGTTTAACCTGCCGCTGATTGGATTAGCCTTGCTTTCATTGATAGTCAGCCTGCAAATCGGCACACAATACCTGGCCTATAAATTTTATTATCATGAGAGCCTTGGCGTATCGGTGGGGCATCTATATCTACCCTGGCAGCTGTTTTTGTGGAATCTGAAATACCATGCCTTTTACCCGGATTATTTTAACGCCGCATTTGGTCTGGTAGTGATGATTAGTAGCCTGCTGTTAATGATGCTGATCCTTGTCAGTCAACAGCTTAAAAAAGGTGGGGTCAGCGAGTACCTGCACGGCTCTGCCAGATGGGCGAATAGGGAGGATTTAAGAAACGCCAGCCTCATTGGTCATGATGAAGGGGTCTATGTGGGGGCTTTTGAAGATGAACAGGGAGAGATTCATTATCTGCGCCATAATGGCCCAGAACATATTTTAACCTATGCCCCCACTCGCTCTGGTAAAGGGGTGGGGCTTGTGATTCCCACACTCTTATCCTGGAAGCACTCCTGTGTCATTACCGATTTAAAGGGCGAGCTGTGGGCAATGACAGCTGGCTGGCGGCAGCAACATGCCAATAACAAAGTAATCCGCTTTGAACCGGCCACATTAAAAGGTTCAGCCCGATGGAATCCATTAGATGAAATCCGGGTAGGCACGGAATCAGAAGTGGGTGATGTCCAAAACCTCGCGACACTGGTCATTGATCCTCATGGAAAAGGACTTGAAACCCATTGGCAGAAAACCTCGCAGGCGCTGTTGGTGGGCTTTATCCTTCATGCCATTTACAAACTAAAAAATCAGGGGGAACCAGCCACCTTTCCCAATATTGACTACATGTTAGTTGATCCTAATACCAATATTGCTGATTTATTAATTGAAATGACCCAATACCCACATATTGAAGGTAAAACCCATCCTGTCATTTCTGCCTCTGCCCGCGATATGATAGACCGACCCGAGGAAGAAGCAGGCTCTGTGCTATCAACATTGAAATCCTATCTGGCTTTATATCGTGATCCGGTGGTGGCGTTTAATGTTTCAGATTCGGATTTTTGTATCCGCGATTTAATGAACTATGAAAGTCCTGTGAGTCTTTATATCGTCACCCAGCCTAATGACAAAGCCAGACTTCAACCCTTAGTTCGGGTCATGATTAATATGATCGTGCGCTTATTAGCAGACAAGATGGAATTTGAGCGTGTGTCTGATGATAAGGGGCTCTCTTATGTCCGCAGCAAAAAAACCTATAAACATCGTCTGCTTTGCATGATTGATGAATTTCCAAGTCTGGGAAAACTTGATATTTTGCAGGAGTCCTTAGCCTTTGTTGCAGGCTATGGCTTAAAGTTCTATTTAATCTGTCAGGACATCAATCAGCTAAAAAGCCGTGAGCGTGGTTATGGTTCTGATGAAACCATCACATCCAATTGCCATATTCAAAATGCCTACCCACCAAACCGGGTTGAAACGGCAGAGCATTTATCCAAACTAACTGGCCAAACTACCATTGTTAAAGAACACATCACCACCAGTGGTAAACGCATTTCAACCTATCTCTCGCAAATATCCAAAACCATTCAGGAAGTATCGAGACCTCTATTAACCGTGGATGAGTGTTTACGGATGCCGGGGCCAAAAAAAGATGCTGATGGCATGATTGTTGAGGCTGGAGATATGGTGGTTTATGCGGCGGGCTTCCCGGCAATCTATGGCAAACAGCCCCTTTATTTTAAAGATCCGGTGTTTATCGCCCGATCATCCATCGATGCACCGGAAGTGTCCGATATCTTGCGCCTGCGATTAAGCAAAGATGAGGAAATCAGACTATGAAGTGCTTGTCTGTATGCCTGATTAGTCTGATTGGCCTGGCGTTTTTGTTAATCGCTATGGGATTTCGGATTAATCTCACCGATTCAATCCCTGTTGGTTTATATCGCATCACCCATGAGGGCAATCTCAAGAATACCTTCGTCATCTTTTGTCCCGATGACAGACAGGCTTTCAGGGTTGGCTTAAGTAGAGGTTATATAGACCATGGCCTTTACTGCGGGGGATATGGCTATTTGATGAAAAAAGTAGTGGCTTCGCCTGGCGATATTCTTTCGGTCACAGATACCGGAGTCTTTGTAAATCAAGATCGCATCCCTTTCTCTAAACCTAAATTAAAAGACGGGCTAAACCGCCCCTTACCACAATGGCATGCCACAAATTATCAACTGAAAGAAGACGAATTACTGACCATGACCAGTCAAAGCGAATGGTCGTTTGATGGTCGCTATTATGGCCTTGTTCACTCAGGGCAAATCAAGGGAATGTTAAGACCCCTATGGGTTATCAATAAACAGGAGAACAATCATGAGAAATAAAAACGAGCTAATGGATGTAATTTCAGAAAAGTTAGAGGATTTGGTCATCCCCGGCTTTCTGGTTGAGGTCAGTCCAATTGAGGCGGATATTATGGGGGCATTTGTCGAGGATGCTCTTAGTGAAGTTGAGGCGTTGGAGGCTGCCTATGACTAAGATGCCCTACCACCAAATCGTTGCTAACCAGATTATTGAAGGCTTAAAAGCAGGAACGGCTCCCTGGCTCAAGCCTTGGGAACCAGGCATAGGTAATGGCCAGGTTCCCTTTAATCCCGTCACAGGTAAACGCTATCGTGGCATTAATGCCCTGTATTTAATGCTCAATCAAAGTGATGATAATCGCTGGCTCACCTACAAACAGGCGCAAAGTATTGATGCCCAAATTCGC
The sequence above is drawn from the Legionella antarctica genome and encodes:
- the trbJ gene encoding P-type conjugative transfer protein TrbJ, whose translation is MKFKILLVYLCSLSALATGAPVFDIANWIQNGQMIMNQASEYKTQIDQYENQVNQYQNMLDNTKSLSSFEWDNANSVINNLLESTNTIDYYKQEAGSLQNYLDRFQSQEYYQKTACFNGSGQCTAEELRKIKQTRLAASVAEKRANDAMLKGIDKQQQSLKTDSTKLRTLQSQAQTAEGQKQALQAASQLASQQNHQLMQIRGLLMAQQNAQAVKDAASADKEAIQAAGDERFRAGSFHKSSGKKW
- the trbL gene encoding P-type conjugative transfer protein TrbL — protein: MKKTTITWLITLFLLSFSINSYAQGGGLDSRDLLDNILFRFSSTASMWSQTLLSYARYLFWSLALISMVWTYGLMALRRADIQEFLAETVRFFVVVGFFYWLLDNGPAIATAIMDSMRKLAANASGIDAHVSPSDIVDVGFDIVSKAIDNSSIWSPAATTVGLIVAGLILVVLALVSINMLIVLITAWILTYGGIILLGFGGGRWTQDIAIQYYKTVLGIALQAFAMILIIGIGKSFVDQYYAAMAKDILLKEMFIMLVVAILLLVLINKIPPVLSGIVTGGSSGGGGLGLGGALGAAGIAGAALASAAGAASTEGAGGLSALQSAFKAASQSTSAGGTGNVSGGGSSAKSGGLAEAMGRATQFAGSFGSHLASGAADVAREKANSMREAFSAKVAETTGGKVADAIHQRMDANNDSSPPEPPDSPGSNVRSMGVPEGSFSAGNDEVSQFVNSKVAGDDQ
- a CDS encoding type IV secretory system conjugative DNA transfer family protein yields the protein MTPNKAIGPQVRQRPHKRFNLPLIGLALLSLIVSLQIGTQYLAYKFYYHESLGVSVGHLYLPWQLFLWNLKYHAFYPDYFNAAFGLVVMISSLLLMMLILVSQQLKKGGVSEYLHGSARWANREDLRNASLIGHDEGVYVGAFEDEQGEIHYLRHNGPEHILTYAPTRSGKGVGLVIPTLLSWKHSCVITDLKGELWAMTAGWRQQHANNKVIRFEPATLKGSARWNPLDEIRVGTESEVGDVQNLATLVIDPHGKGLETHWQKTSQALLVGFILHAIYKLKNQGEPATFPNIDYMLVDPNTNIADLLIEMTQYPHIEGKTHPVISASARDMIDRPEEEAGSVLSTLKSYLALYRDPVVAFNVSDSDFCIRDLMNYESPVSLYIVTQPNDKARLQPLVRVMINMIVRLLADKMEFERVSDDKGLSYVRSKKTYKHRLLCMIDEFPSLGKLDILQESLAFVAGYGLKFYLICQDINQLKSRERGYGSDETITSNCHIQNAYPPNRVETAEHLSKLTGQTTIVKEHITTSGKRISTYLSQISKTIQEVSRPLLTVDECLRMPGPKKDADGMIVEAGDMVVYAAGFPAIYGKQPLYFKDPVFIARSSIDAPEVSDILRLRLSKDEEIRL
- the traF gene encoding conjugative transfer signal peptidase TraF, with translation MKCLSVCLISLIGLAFLLIAMGFRINLTDSIPVGLYRITHEGNLKNTFVIFCPDDRQAFRVGLSRGYIDHGLYCGGYGYLMKKVVASPGDILSVTDTGVFVNQDRIPFSKPKLKDGLNRPLPQWHATNYQLKEDELLTMTSQSEWSFDGRYYGLVHSGQIKGMLRPLWVINKQENNHEK